The genomic interval GTGCCTGTCGATGTTCTGGCACTTCCTGGATGTGATCTGGATCGGCGTGTTCTCGTATGTGTATCTGATGGGAGTCGTGGGATGAGCACCGAAACCAACCACCACCCCGCCCACGAGGCGGCGCACGATGCGCACGGCCACGGCAGCATGCGCGACTATGTGATCGGCTTCGTGCTGTCGGTGATCCTCACCGTCATTCCGTTCTGGCTGGTCATGGGCGAAGTGATCGAGAGCCGCGTCTGGACGGTGGCGCTGATCATGGTGTTCGGCGCCATCCAGATCGTCGTGCACATGATCTACTTCCTGCACATGAACCGGAAATCGGAGGGCGGCTGGATTCTGATGTCGCTGCTGTTCACCGGCATCATCATCGTCATCGCGCTCGTCGGCTCGTTGTGGGTCATGTATCACCTCAACTACAACATGATGCCGATGTCGCCCGAGCAGATGCGCGTCGCGCCCTGACCACCTCCGACGCTCCGTCATGACTGCGCAACGCGCCCCGCAACGCCCGGCCCGACGCTGGGCGTTACTGGTGTTCCTGATCGCGGCCACTGCCGGCTTCATCGCGCTGGGCCTGTGGCAGGTCGAACGCTTGGGCTGGAAGCGCGGGCTGATCGCCCGGGTCGAGGCGCGGATCCATGCGGACCCTGTTGCCTTGCCGGCCGCGGCCGACTGGGCCGACCTCGATCCGGCCGATGCAGAGTACCGGCGGGTCACCGCCCGCGGGCGGCTGCTGCACGACCAGGAAGTCGCGGTCTACGCCTCCACCGAGCGCGGGCCGGGCTACTGGATCATGACCCCGATGGCGACCGCGGACGGGACGGTGTGGATCAACCGCGGCTACGTCGACACTGCGCATCGCCGGCGCGACAGCCG from Luteimonas sp. S4-F44 carries:
- the cyoD gene encoding cytochrome o ubiquinol oxidase subunit IV translates to MSTETNHHPAHEAAHDAHGHGSMRDYVIGFVLSVILTVIPFWLVMGEVIESRVWTVALIMVFGAIQIVVHMIYFLHMNRKSEGGWILMSLLFTGIIIVIALVGSLWVMYHLNYNMMPMSPEQMRVAP
- a CDS encoding SURF1 family protein, whose product is MTAQRAPQRPARRWALLVFLIAATAGFIALGLWQVERLGWKRGLIARVEARIHADPVALPAAADWADLDPADAEYRRVTARGRLLHDQEVAVYASTERGPGYWIMTPMATADGTVWINRGYVDTAHRRRDSRARVDAADVVEVTGLLRQPDRAGLFVRANVPAEDRWYARMPAEMTAARRVAAPVAPFFIDAQTSIDGANWPVPGLTIVQFRDNHLSYALTWFGMALLTLLAIGFVWRNEFRRGAPDTAA